A stretch of Christensenellaceae bacterium DNA encodes these proteins:
- the dnaC_1 gene encoding replicative DNA helicase has translation MTTELELIPQNLEAERNVLGAALLKPDCAYEMLARTDRYDFCNIVHMYTFDAIADLVQRGITPDIVTVNEYLESNKKANMGTMEFLSGLVSGVVSTSNVDAHIDIILEKSKRRRFKEICSRAVTAASDPENDIDEIAGDLCNEIYDLDKRKSDIKSLKTAYQEAYAEIVEAVEAKKRGEYLGLQTGFARLDRTLAGLKKGELIVIGARSSIGKTSFAMNIADHVRRDHKVLYFSLEMKPSQLAIRPMAGETGISMQDLRTGNIDETKIKKISDCLKGVRENMYISDSFSQSTTDIMAISQKMRREHGLDLIIIDYLQLIKRTEHKDNEVQALDAITRQLKIIAGELDVPVILLSQLSREADKGNKERQRGKLPDLSDLRGSGAIEQNADVVMLLHRKDRNSTEAKLIIAKQRNGATGMTGLYWDGERTRFTEEDNFHRYTGRTPFEEKEAEY, from the coding sequence ATGACGACTGAATTAGAGTTGATACCACAAAATTTAGAAGCGGAACGTAATGTTCTGGGCGCGGCGCTGCTGAAGCCTGATTGCGCGTACGAAATGTTGGCGCGTACAGATCGGTATGATTTTTGCAACATCGTTCACATGTATACTTTTGACGCAATAGCAGACCTTGTACAAAGAGGAATTACGCCTGACATCGTGACGGTGAACGAGTATCTGGAAAGTAACAAAAAGGCGAATATGGGAACAATGGAGTTCCTCTCCGGCCTTGTAAGCGGGGTAGTATCAACGTCCAATGTGGACGCCCATATTGATATTATCCTTGAAAAATCAAAGCGCCGGCGGTTCAAAGAGATATGCAGCAGGGCGGTGACGGCAGCGTCCGATCCTGAAAATGACATTGACGAAATAGCGGGCGACCTGTGCAACGAGATATACGATCTGGATAAACGGAAGTCAGATATAAAATCGCTCAAAACGGCATATCAGGAAGCCTATGCGGAGATCGTAGAAGCTGTAGAGGCTAAAAAAAGAGGTGAATACCTGGGGCTGCAAACTGGATTTGCAAGACTGGATAGGACGCTTGCAGGACTAAAGAAAGGGGAGCTTATTGTAATCGGCGCAAGATCAAGTATTGGAAAAACATCTTTTGCCATGAACATAGCCGACCATGTAAGGCGGGATCACAAAGTTCTGTATTTTTCCCTCGAAATGAAACCCTCGCAGCTTGCGATCCGGCCTATGGCGGGGGAAACGGGAATCTCTATGCAGGACTTAAGAACGGGCAACATTGATGAAACAAAAATCAAAAAGATTTCAGATTGCCTAAAGGGTGTACGAGAAAACATGTATATAAGCGATAGCTTCAGCCAGAGTACGACAGACATTATGGCGATCTCCCAGAAAATGAGGAGGGAGCACGGTCTTGATTTAATTATCATAGACTATCTCCAGTTAATAAAGCGCACGGAACATAAGGACAACGAAGTGCAGGCCCTTGATGCGATAACAAGGCAATTAAAAATCATTGCCGGCGAATTGGATGTTCCCGTTATTCTCTTAAGTCAGTTATCACGGGAAGCGGATAAAGGGAATAAAGAACGCCAGAGGGGAAAACTTCCTGATTTATCTGATTTACGCGGAAGCGGTGCAATTGAGCAAAACGCCGACGTTGTAATGCTTCTTCATAGAAAAGATAGGAACAGCACAGAGGCAAAGCTTATTATTGCCAAGCAGAGAAACGGAGCGACGGGCATGACAGGGCTTTATTGGGACGGTGAGAGGACGCGCTTTACCGAAGAAGACAATTTTCATAGATACACGGGAAGAACGCCTTTTGAGGAAAAGGAGGCAGAATATTGA
- a CDS encoding terminase: MAINTKAFIEKFLKIKDKKANIIDFKLNPAQCKLYDAIARQYAEGKPVRAIILKARQMGFSTLAEAMIYKDSATHPNVASGIVAHESVATTNLFTMSKRYHDTLDEDLRPSLKASNARELIFDHADGASSIKCMTAGNDSIGRSDTFQNLHISEYAYWNGNKEETLTGLLQAVPHERNTMVIIESTANGYDDFKDLWDRAVAGESDFVPVFCAWWEHGEYTLPAAGIVLTEEERRLKDAYHLTDGQLAWRRWCIKNNCGGNKDLFAQEYPACPEEAFLMSGRPVFDNEKIMRRLSELTAPEEISFRYTWHDADSEDYIESYEVGNGKDIRIYECPKTGVPYVIGADTKGEGRDYYAATVIDNITGKRVATLHMRSDHSKPYTHQLYCLGKYYNDALIGVEMNFNTGPIEELQRLKYPRQYMRRTYDSRDKKEQKKYGWKTDGNTRPLIIDREIDCLSNHIELFNDAAMLRECITFVYDENGRPDAISGKHDDLLFSDMIANEIRTQQRAHMKEEPPAEIARYERDLGDFLEYGE; the protein is encoded by the coding sequence ATGGCGATCAACACAAAGGCTTTTATCGAAAAATTTTTAAAGATTAAGGATAAAAAGGCTAATATCATAGACTTTAAGCTGAATCCCGCGCAGTGCAAGCTGTACGACGCGATAGCAAGGCAATATGCGGAAGGAAAACCCGTGCGCGCAATCATCTTAAAGGCGCGGCAGATGGGGTTTTCAACGCTGGCGGAAGCCATGATATACAAAGACTCCGCTACGCATCCTAACGTGGCGAGCGGTATCGTGGCACATGAATCTGTCGCTACCACGAACCTTTTCACGATGTCAAAGAGGTACCACGATACTTTAGACGAGGATTTAAGGCCGTCTCTTAAGGCAAGTAACGCCAGGGAACTGATTTTTGACCATGCGGACGGCGCGAGCTCTATCAAATGTATGACGGCGGGAAACGACAGTATCGGACGGTCTGATACATTTCAAAACCTGCACATTTCCGAATATGCTTACTGGAATGGAAACAAGGAAGAAACGCTCACAGGACTTTTGCAGGCGGTACCGCACGAGAGGAACACGATGGTAATCATTGAATCCACGGCAAACGGGTACGATGACTTTAAAGATTTATGGGATAGGGCGGTAGCTGGCGAGAGTGATTTTGTACCGGTTTTCTGCGCATGGTGGGAACATGGGGAGTATACGCTGCCGGCTGCTGGGATTGTCCTTACCGAAGAAGAACGGCGTTTAAAAGACGCGTACCATCTGACGGATGGGCAGCTTGCATGGCGGCGGTGGTGCATCAAGAACAATTGCGGCGGAAACAAAGACCTTTTCGCCCAGGAGTATCCCGCATGCCCTGAGGAAGCGTTTTTGATGAGCGGGCGACCTGTTTTTGACAACGAAAAAATCATGCGGCGTTTGTCAGAGCTTACTGCGCCGGAGGAAATCAGTTTCCGCTATACATGGCATGACGCGGACAGCGAAGATTATATCGAGAGTTATGAGGTGGGCAACGGAAAAGATATTCGCATCTATGAGTGCCCGAAAACTGGCGTGCCGTACGTGATCGGCGCAGATACCAAAGGCGAGGGAAGGGACTATTACGCAGCGACGGTGATCGATAACATCACGGGAAAAAGGGTAGCTACGCTGCATATGCGCTCGGACCACTCTAAGCCGTATACACATCAGTTGTATTGTTTGGGAAAGTATTACAACGACGCCTTAATCGGCGTGGAGATGAACTTTAACACGGGGCCGATAGAGGAATTGCAGCGCCTGAAATACCCGCGCCAGTATATGCGCAGGACGTACGACAGCAGGGATAAGAAAGAACAAAAAAAATATGGGTGGAAAACAGACGGAAACACGCGGCCCCTTATCATCGACAGGGAGATTGACTGCTTAAGCAATCATATAGAACTGTTTAACGACGCCGCTATGCTGCGCGAATGTATCACGTTTGTTTACGACGAAAACGGGAGGCCGGACGCGATCAGTGGAAAACACGATGATCTTTTGTTTTCCGATATGATTGCAAACGAGATCAGGACGCAGCAACGCGCTCATATGAAAGAGGAACCGCCTGCGGAGATCGCGCGTTACGAAAGAGACTTGGGCGACTTTTTGGAATATGGAGAGTGA
- a CDS encoding LacI family transcriptional regulator, whose amino-acid sequence MREIKNNNEVTIKEVAEKAGVSQATVGRVIGGYGSVSPKTRDKVLAAAKKLNYVPNAIAQSMKSKNTRTIGVVVGNIENPFFSEIVHAIERRSAEAGFHLIISNTGEIAEREVEALQLLHSKRVDGLIVATTQPANKVFDEREQRLYYGLIPTIYIDREIFGVNELCVKTDNFGGAYEVTKKFIENGHSKIGVLAGKKTSTMDQRVDGYRKALEDHGIAFNECYIDFGTEGSIEEGCNLTKRLLKNNKELTALFPLNSLICTGCLLALHKLEKKIAKDISLIAWDDFPLAKILDPPLSTMTQDTDKIGTVAIEKLLETIEGKEKGNELYGEKRITLKTRFIERESCAKIN is encoded by the coding sequence ATGCGTGAAATAAAAAACAACAACGAGGTAACAATTAAAGAAGTTGCTGAAAAAGCTGGTGTTTCACAAGCCACGGTTGGCAGGGTGATTGGTGGGTATGGAAGTGTTTCCCCAAAAACAAGAGATAAAGTATTGGCGGCGGCTAAAAAGCTTAATTATGTTCCCAATGCGATTGCGCAGAGTATGAAAAGTAAAAACACTCGAACAATCGGTGTAGTTGTTGGAAACATAGAAAACCCGTTTTTTAGTGAAATAGTGCATGCGATTGAGCGGAGAAGTGCGGAAGCGGGCTTTCATCTGATTATCAGCAATACAGGAGAGATAGCGGAGCGGGAAGTAGAGGCGCTGCAGCTATTGCATAGCAAACGAGTAGACGGTTTGATTGTTGCGACCACGCAACCTGCTAATAAGGTTTTTGACGAACGCGAACAAAGGCTGTACTATGGGTTGATTCCGACGATTTATATTGACCGGGAAATTTTCGGTGTCAATGAATTGTGTGTAAAAACAGATAATTTCGGGGGAGCATATGAAGTTACAAAAAAGTTTATAGAAAATGGACATAGTAAAATTGGTGTCCTGGCAGGGAAAAAGACAAGCACAATGGATCAGCGGGTGGACGGTTATCGTAAAGCGTTGGAGGATCATGGTATCGCTTTCAACGAATGCTATATCGATTTTGGCACGGAAGGCTCCATTGAGGAGGGATGCAACCTGACAAAACGGCTTTTAAAGAATAACAAAGAACTGACAGCGCTATTTCCCTTGAATAGTTTAATCTGTACTGGATGTCTTCTGGCATTACATAAACTGGAAAAGAAAATAGCAAAAGATATTAGTTTAATTGCGTGGGATGATTTTCCCCTGGCGAAAATTCTGGATCCGCCGCTCTCCACAATGACCCAGGATACGGATAAAATTGGAACCGTTGCCATTGAGAAACTTCTTGAAACCATAGAAGGGAAAGAAAAAGGAAACGAGCTTTACGGGGAAAAAAGAATTACTTTGAAAACACGTTTTATTGAGCGCGAATCTTGCGCGAAGATTAATTAG
- the rpe_1 gene encoding ribulose-phosphate 3-epimerase — protein MKQGISASVMCVNFADTKKDLCELEKAKIEYLHFDIMDGTFVPNYALGTGIIDSLRDQTDIAFDIHLMVTNPEQKINYFNLRRGDAVSVHAESTFHIQRILANLKDSGLFAGVALNPGTPIETLDFITDVIDFVLIMTVNPGFAGQKAVPSMLEKISRTKEYLLFKGRDDVTIQVDGNVSFENASKMKAAGADNFVAGTSGIFRRDMSIAEAAAKLHSSIGA, from the coding sequence ATGAAACAAGGGATATCTGCGTCGGTAATGTGCGTAAATTTTGCTGACACCAAAAAAGATCTTTGTGAATTAGAAAAAGCAAAAATTGAATACTTACATTTTGATATTATGGATGGAACATTTGTGCCTAATTATGCCCTCGGTACCGGCATTATTGATAGCTTGAGGGATCAGACCGATATTGCGTTTGACATCCACCTGATGGTAACAAATCCCGAGCAAAAAATAAATTATTTTAACTTGCGCCGTGGCGACGCTGTTTCGGTGCATGCGGAAAGTACATTCCATATACAACGTATATTGGCAAATCTGAAAGATAGTGGCCTTTTCGCGGGAGTCGCGTTAAATCCGGGAACACCAATAGAAACGCTGGACTTTATCACAGATGTCATAGATTTTGTATTGATCATGACGGTTAACCCGGGATTTGCAGGACAAAAAGCAGTCCCTTCCATGCTGGAAAAGATAAGCAGGACAAAGGAATATCTCCTTTTCAAGGGACGCGATGATGTAACAATCCAGGTAGACGGCAATGTGAGTTTTGAAAATGCTTCAAAAATGAAAGCAGCTGGAGCAGATAATTTTGTGGCGGGCACATCTGGTATTTTCAGAAGAGATATGAGCATTGCGGAAGCGGCTGCAAAATTGCACAGCAGTATTGGAGCATAA
- the pmi gene encoding mannose-6-phosphate isomerase yields MLYPLKFNHIYKSMPWAGRDFELFRNDLPEGIVGESWDIACHEEGTSIVANGAYAGLSLEDMVRRYGPQLLGTKMNRIPIMLRLVNPRERLSVQVHPTDKYARTCGAAEGKTEAWYVMEAFENAFMYIGAKGCTSQKFLEKVKDGTVEECLHKVQVKKGDFFYIPSGQVHAMGPDLVVLEIGQNANCTYRLFDYGRGRKLDIDDAVEVMDLTIPIKKSRNLTISHDGYQKTILCVSDYFSCDLISIDTSYGAMSYSKAFHTYTCVEGCGIIHYQDGMEYIKNGDSLLIPAALGSYRITGRLKLVKTMVGETQEQVEKIVYQ; encoded by the coding sequence ATGCTATACCCTTTAAAATTCAATCACATCTATAAATCGATGCCATGGGCGGGTCGTGACTTTGAATTGTTCAGAAACGATTTACCGGAAGGGATTGTTGGCGAAAGCTGGGATATTGCTTGCCATGAAGAAGGAACAAGCATTGTGGCAAATGGGGCTTATGCGGGGTTGTCACTGGAAGATATGGTGCGCCGGTATGGGCCGCAATTACTGGGAACGAAAATGAATAGGATTCCTATCATGCTCCGCCTTGTCAATCCAAGAGAACGGCTTTCCGTGCAAGTACATCCCACAGACAAGTATGCAAGAACATGTGGGGCGGCAGAGGGGAAAACCGAAGCGTGGTATGTGATGGAGGCCTTTGAAAATGCATTTATGTATATAGGTGCAAAGGGCTGTACTTCGCAGAAATTTCTGGAAAAAGTGAAAGATGGGACAGTAGAGGAATGTTTGCATAAGGTGCAGGTAAAAAAAGGCGACTTTTTCTATATTCCAAGCGGACAGGTGCACGCCATGGGACCGGATCTTGTGGTACTGGAAATTGGACAAAATGCCAACTGTACTTATCGTTTGTTTGATTATGGCAGGGGAAGGAAACTGGATATCGATGACGCGGTTGAAGTGATGGATCTGACCATACCAATAAAAAAATCACGAAACCTGACAATATCGCATGATGGATACCAGAAAACTATTTTGTGTGTAAGTGATTATTTTTCCTGCGACCTGATCTCTATCGATACTTCTTACGGCGCAATGTCTTATAGCAAAGCATTCCATACCTATACCTGTGTGGAAGGCTGCGGCATCATTCATTATCAGGATGGAATGGAATACATAAAAAATGGAGACAGCCTGTTGATCCCGGCTGCTTTGGGATCCTATCGCATCACAGGCAGGCTCAAGCTGGTCAAGACGATGGTTGGCGAAACACAAGAGCAAGTCGAGAAAATTGTTTACCAATAA
- a CDS encoding hydrolase, whose amino-acid sequence MNVKEAMKDHNGKPMKHGKEDVNGVRLHYAIAGSGPLVVLLHGVPKTMYFWRRVIPYLTPHYTVLTPDIRGFGDSERPDKGYDTQTIAEDIAQLVTALGYDKFRVVGEDWGAAFAYAVAAFNRDRVIQLVYEEMMLPGLGWEDGPADRVKRFKRWDTRNLWHLNFFSLPGYPEMLLAGKEKEFWGTWMRSEMYDPSALSDDELDEYVRWMKTPCGMRTIFEVYRESETDAEQNKKQFEKKLEMPVLAVAGKHFFEDEALSQMRQVAENVRGVILDCGHNLPLELPEEVANEYLKFFNEIKD is encoded by the coding sequence ATGAATGTAAAAGAAGCTATGAAAGACCACAATGGAAAACCAATGAAACATGGCAAGGAAGATGTGAATGGCGTTAGGCTGCACTATGCAATCGCAGGCTCGGGCCCCCTGGTAGTTTTGCTGCATGGCGTGCCAAAGACAATGTATTTTTGGCGCCGGGTGATTCCCTATCTGACGCCGCACTATACAGTGCTAACACCTGATATCAGGGGATTTGGTGATTCGGAAAGGCCGGACAAGGGCTATGACACACAAACAATTGCAGAAGATATTGCGCAGCTTGTCACGGCGCTTGGCTATGACAAATTCCGTGTTGTAGGTGAAGATTGGGGTGCTGCCTTTGCTTATGCAGTAGCTGCATTCAATAGGGACAGGGTAATTCAGCTTGTATATGAAGAAATGATGCTGCCTGGTCTTGGATGGGAAGACGGGCCTGCCGATAGGGTAAAAAGGTTCAAGCGTTGGGATACACGCAATTTATGGCATTTGAATTTCTTCTCTTTGCCGGGATATCCGGAAATGCTTTTGGCAGGAAAAGAAAAAGAGTTCTGGGGAACATGGATGAGGAGCGAAATGTATGATCCTTCCGCTTTGTCCGACGACGAGTTGGATGAATATGTACGCTGGATGAAAACTCCTTGCGGGATGCGTACTATTTTTGAAGTGTACCGCGAAAGTGAAACAGATGCGGAACAGAACAAAAAACAGTTTGAGAAGAAGCTGGAGATGCCTGTTTTAGCAGTTGCGGGGAAACACTTTTTTGAAGACGAGGCATTGAGTCAAATGCGCCAGGTTGCGGAAAATGTGCGTGGCGTTATCCTTGATTGCGGGCACAATCTGCCTTTAGAGCTTCCCGAAGAAGTTGCAAATGAATACCTGAAATTCTTTAACGAAATCAAAGACTAA
- the rbsA_3 gene encoding ribose import ATP-binding protein RbsA, translating into METMLEMKGIEKAFDGTTVLNNVNFQLQKGEVHALCGGNGAGKSTLMKILTGVYPMDAGCIRIAGKEVEIKTPHDSEKNGVSMIFQEFSLVPSMTVSQNLFLNREHTKGGMMVDDKRCIEEAAQMFQKLNVEIDPTALVETLSVGYMQMVEIAKALLAKNTQILIMDEPTASLSDSETEALFTLIGNLKKSGISIIYISHRLSEIFKICDRISVLKDGRSVLTKKSEDLTMDQVIKSMVGTEVDNFIYIKRDQPRGKSPVFEVKNLTMGTAIRDVSFDIYPGEIVGLAGLMGSGRTEIARCLFGIDTPDTAEIYVDGKRVTIHNPQQAMQNGVALVPENRRTQGLVIDHSVKDNVILPQIDNLTTGLVVSERQSNQLVETYIKRLNIKTDSMNTVVRLLSGGNQQKIVLAKWLARHPKVLILDEPTIGVDIGAKGEIIGIMREMVTDGAGILVISSEFEELIAVSDRLLILNNGKITGEMQREEINSEEELHYAIQGS; encoded by the coding sequence ATGGAAACGATGCTTGAAATGAAAGGTATTGAAAAAGCATTCGATGGGACGACTGTTTTAAACAATGTAAACTTTCAGCTGCAAAAAGGCGAAGTACATGCACTCTGCGGCGGGAATGGAGCAGGAAAGTCCACATTGATGAAAATCCTGACTGGCGTTTATCCAATGGATGCGGGCTGTATCCGCATTGCTGGAAAAGAAGTGGAAATTAAAACGCCGCATGATTCCGAAAAAAATGGAGTTTCAATGATATTCCAGGAATTCAGCTTAGTCCCATCCATGACGGTTTCCCAGAATTTATTTTTAAACCGTGAACATACTAAGGGCGGTATGATGGTGGACGACAAAAGGTGTATTGAGGAAGCGGCCCAAATGTTTCAAAAATTGAATGTTGAGATAGACCCAACTGCCCTTGTGGAGACTCTTTCGGTCGGATACATGCAAATGGTGGAAATTGCCAAAGCGTTGCTTGCAAAAAATACACAAATCCTGATCATGGACGAGCCGACAGCTTCCTTGTCGGATTCCGAAACGGAAGCGCTATTTACACTGATAGGTAATTTGAAAAAAAGTGGTATTTCTATCATATATATTTCCCACCGATTGTCTGAAATATTTAAAATTTGTGACCGGATCTCCGTATTAAAAGATGGCAGGTCGGTACTCACTAAAAAGAGTGAAGACCTGACGATGGATCAGGTGATAAAAAGTATGGTAGGAACCGAAGTGGACAACTTCATCTATATAAAACGTGATCAGCCGCGTGGTAAAAGCCCCGTATTTGAAGTCAAAAACCTAACGATGGGTACGGCAATCAGGGATGTTTCCTTTGACATATACCCTGGGGAAATTGTCGGCCTGGCCGGATTGATGGGTAGCGGCAGGACGGAGATTGCAAGATGCCTGTTTGGTATAGATACACCCGACACTGCTGAAATTTATGTCGATGGGAAACGAGTGACCATACATAACCCGCAGCAGGCAATGCAAAATGGCGTTGCTTTGGTTCCGGAAAACAGAAGGACGCAGGGTCTGGTCATCGATCACTCTGTCAAGGACAATGTAATATTGCCCCAAATTGACAATCTTACCACGGGATTGGTCGTCAGCGAAAGGCAAAGTAACCAATTGGTGGAAACATACATCAAGAGGCTGAATATTAAAACAGACAGTATGAATACCGTGGTTCGCTTATTGTCGGGTGGAAACCAACAGAAAATAGTACTGGCAAAATGGTTGGCCCGCCACCCCAAGGTGTTGATATTGGATGAGCCGACAATAGGCGTCGACATTGGGGCCAAAGGAGAAATTATTGGAATTATGCGTGAAATGGTGACAGACGGCGCAGGAATACTGGTGATATCGTCAGAATTTGAAGAACTGATTGCGGTGAGCGATCGGTTGCTCATCCTTAATAATGGAAAAATCACTGGCGAAATGCAGCGGGAAGAAATAAATTCGGAGGAGGAACTGCATTATGCAATCCAAGGGAGCTAA
- a CDS encoding ABC transporter permease produces MQSKGANNQGGTLTKPFHKKTFYWHNYIVYIAFALVVIVFGILINDRGFLTINNFMNIIRQTTMVIVMGVAMTFVMASGEIDLSVGSTTAFAGLLTAMALQSGVNVFVAILIGLSAGLIVGSINAVCVALIKIPSFLVTLGTMMAFRGVDMWLTNTSPVPILNEEFITIFGAGNIGPIPTLLLWSIAVTIVGHFVLKKTKYGRKVLATGGNRTSAKYSGINTKKIIFSTFIITGLAAALAGLLYSGLMASGRYNFGDGDEMDVLAAVIMGGTAFSGGRGSIIGTVVGALLISTINNALILFGLEPAQQMVVSGAVIIVAVALGRKNS; encoded by the coding sequence ATGCAATCCAAGGGAGCTAACAATCAGGGTGGTACCCTTACAAAGCCGTTCCATAAAAAAACTTTTTATTGGCATAACTACATCGTTTACATTGCGTTTGCGCTTGTTGTTATTGTATTTGGCATTCTGATCAACGACAGAGGGTTTCTAACGATAAACAATTTCATGAATATCATCCGGCAGACAACAATGGTAATTGTAATGGGTGTGGCCATGACATTCGTAATGGCAAGCGGGGAAATTGACTTGTCCGTGGGTTCTACAACCGCTTTTGCAGGATTGCTGACCGCAATGGCATTGCAAAGTGGCGTGAATGTGTTTGTTGCAATCCTGATCGGCCTATCCGCCGGGTTGATTGTGGGAAGTATAAACGCAGTATGTGTGGCCCTGATTAAAATACCTTCTTTCTTAGTAACGCTGGGCACGATGATGGCATTCCGGGGTGTCGATATGTGGTTGACCAATACGTCACCAGTTCCGATTTTGAATGAAGAGTTCATTACAATCTTTGGAGCTGGCAACATCGGCCCCATTCCTACGTTATTACTTTGGTCAATCGCAGTGACGATTGTAGGACATTTTGTATTGAAAAAAACAAAATATGGGAGAAAAGTATTGGCGACCGGCGGTAACCGCACATCTGCGAAATATTCGGGAATTAATACAAAAAAAATTATCTTTTCTACATTCATCATAACAGGGCTTGCGGCTGCCCTGGCCGGATTACTTTATTCAGGATTGATGGCATCAGGCCGGTACAACTTTGGCGACGGAGATGAAATGGATGTGTTGGCCGCAGTCATCATGGGAGGCACTGCCTTTTCGGGCGGAAGAGGGTCCATCATTGGAACTGTGGTGGGCGCGTTATTGATTAGCACAATCAATAATGCACTGATTCTGTTTGGGCTTGAACCGGCGCAGCAGATGGTGGTAAGCGGTGCTGTTATTATCGTTGCTGTTGCACTGGGAAGAAAGAACTCTTAA
- the anmK gene encoding anhydro-N-acetylmuramic acid kinase, with product MALIIGMNSGSSFDGIDVILAETEIANDGFPKPTKFLKGNSYAWPKEVEDMIMPAFDNKVDMVGMTRLTYIAGAVMAESVRKFMKENKIDPKDIEVLGVDGQTIYQEQPEHIKIAAMTDEQKDDWVSRWLDGPYPVGYQIGDTSVIAGLTNITTVTNFRQGDHVWGGSAAPLMQYFDFVLFRDREEPTLTLNIGGIANVHLAYKDRKKMVAFDTGPGNLLSDHAARILVGQPCDYDGKIAAAGKVNKEMLDEFMDHDFFKRPVPRSGWKYDFSKEYTEKMLKKYANLSKEDIMATICAFTAEAIVKNMNDYIPQDMLQKVKVMYASGGGVKNPTIMKYIQERLPQNIRLASSDEIGIPPEYKEACKFATLAYSTMHNIANNIPAACHASQYTIMGKVSFAPWKAKCVEPLE from the coding sequence ATGGCACTAATTATTGGTATGAACAGCGGTTCATCATTCGATGGGATTGATGTAATCCTTGCGGAAACAGAAATTGCAAACGATGGTTTTCCAAAACCCACAAAATTCTTGAAAGGAAATTCTTATGCATGGCCCAAAGAGGTTGAGGACATGATCATGCCGGCATTTGATAACAAGGTCGACATGGTAGGAATGACGCGGCTGACTTACATTGCAGGCGCTGTGATGGCTGAATCTGTAAGAAAGTTTATGAAAGAAAACAAGATCGATCCTAAGGATATCGAAGTACTGGGCGTAGATGGTCAAACAATTTATCAGGAACAGCCCGAACACATTAAAATTGCGGCGATGACAGACGAGCAAAAAGACGATTGGGTATCAAGATGGCTGGACGGCCCGTATCCGGTTGGCTATCAGATTGGGGATACATCCGTTATTGCGGGATTAACGAATATCACGACGGTTACAAACTTTCGCCAGGGCGACCATGTGTGGGGAGGCAGTGCAGCGCCGCTGATGCAATATTTTGATTTTGTATTGTTCCGTGATCGCGAAGAACCGACATTGACTTTAAATATCGGGGGCATTGCAAATGTGCATTTGGCATATAAGGACAGGAAGAAAATGGTTGCGTTTGATACGGGTCCTGGTAATTTGCTTTCCGACCATGCAGCCAGAATATTGGTAGGGCAACCTTGCGACTACGATGGTAAGATTGCAGCTGCAGGCAAAGTAAACAAAGAAATGCTGGATGAATTTATGGATCATGATTTCTTTAAACGACCAGTCCCGCGTTCCGGCTGGAAGTATGACTTTTCGAAGGAATACACGGAAAAAATGCTTAAGAAATATGCAAACCTTTCTAAAGAGGATATTATGGCAACGATTTGTGCGTTCACTGCGGAAGCGATTGTAAAAAACATGAACGATTACATACCACAAGATATGTTGCAAAAAGTAAAAGTTATGTATGCAAGCGGTGGCGGTGTAAAAAACCCAACTATTATGAAATATATACAAGAGCGGCTGCCGCAAAACATAAGGTTGGCATCTTCAGACGAGATTGGTATTCCGCCAGAATATAAAGAAGCATGTAAATTTGCAACACTCGCGTATTCTACGATGCATAATATCGCAAATAATATTCCCGCGGCATGCCATGCTTCTCAATATACAATTATGGGGAAGGTATCCTTTGCACCATGGAAGGCAAAATGTGTGGAACCGCTTGAATAA